GGCCAACTGGCCTACGGCCCGATCGCCGACCGTTTTGGCCGCCGTATCCCGCTGCTGTTCGGCGTCGGCCTGTTCACCCTGGCCTCGCTGGTGTGCGCCTATGCCCCCAACCTCGACAGCCTGATCCTGGCGCGCTTCGTCCAGGCGCTGGGTGGCTGCGCCGGCATGGTGTTATCGCGGGCGATCGTCAGCGACAAATGCGACGCAGTGGCTTCGGCCAAGGTGTTCTCGCAGTTGATGCTGGTCATGGGCCTGGCACCGATTCTTGCGCCGATGCTCGGCGGCGTGCTGGTGAACCTGGCCGGCTGGCAATCGATCTTCCTCGCCCTTAGCCTGTTCAGCGCCGTGTGCCTGCTGGCCGTGGCGCTCGGCTTGCCGGAAAGCCTGCCGGCCTCGGTACCGCGCCAGCCACTGTCCGGCGCCTTGCGCCAGTACCTGCGGCTGCTGGGTGATCGCGTGTTCATCGGCCATGCCTTGACCGGGGGCATCGCGATTGCCGGGATGTTTGCCTACATCGCCGGTTCGCCTTTCGTCTTCATCAAGCTCTACGGTGTGCCGGCCGAGCACTATGGCTGGCTGTTCGGCACCAATGCCGCGGGGTTCATTCTCATGGCCCAGGTCAACGCACGCCTGTTGTCCAAACGTGGCCCGGCGTTCCTGCTGGCGCGCGCGGTGTGGCTGTACCTGGCAGCCGCCATGGCGCTGCTGGGGGTAGCGGCGTGGCACCCGAATGCTTTGTGGCCGCTGTTGCTGCCACTGTTCATCTGCATTGCCAGCCTGGGTTGCATTGCCCCCAATGCCTCGGCGTGCGCCATGAGCGGGCAGGGCGCGCGCGCTGGCAGCGCCTCGGCACTGATGGGCTGCCTGCAGTTCAGTGTCGCCGCCGGTGCGGCGGCGCTGGTCGGGTTGCTGCACGATGG
This genomic stretch from Pseudomonas entomophila L48 harbors:
- a CDS encoding multidrug effflux MFS transporter; this encodes MNLRTLLILGALSAFGPLAIDFYLPAFPAMAHAFATDEKHVQTTLAAYFLGLSLGQLAYGPIADRFGRRIPLLFGVGLFTLASLVCAYAPNLDSLILARFVQALGGCAGMVLSRAIVSDKCDAVASAKVFSQLMLVMGLAPILAPMLGGVLVNLAGWQSIFLALSLFSAVCLLAVALGLPESLPASVPRQPLSGALRQYLRLLGDRVFIGHALTGGIAIAGMFAYIAGSPFVFIKLYGVPAEHYGWLFGTNAAGFILMAQVNARLLSKRGPAFLLARAVWLYLAAAMALLGVAAWHPNALWPLLLPLFICIASLGCIAPNASACAMSGQGARAGSASALMGCLQFSVAAGAAALVGLLHDGSAVPMALVISLCGALVVSVAMLTRRWQSSRPA